Proteins from a single region of Dysosmobacter acutus:
- a CDS encoding Na+/H+ antiporter NhaC family protein: MSDKKEKEKKAPREKRKPTKLEAISAIIFLLICFGLGAAYGLNYVPLMVVVGAYAAFIAKRCGYTWGEMEAAVGQRIGKSVPVITILLAIGFMLGGLMFSGTLPMLIYYGLQIVSPRWIALCAFLLCCIFSTVTGTSNGSASTAGLAMMGLAMAMDNVNLGLVAGACYAGSQFGDKLSPLSDTTVLASLTTDNDIFDHIAHMAKTVVPAAAISIIIYIIIGLTTHTTGSVTNETTTALLSTLSEMFKFNVILLIPVIFILWGSLTKKPTTLILFGSGFISILIGIFYQGFSPADGINVLYSGFSSDMVLAAHPNFNVETMSEAAKTLLERGGISDMNKTFVATWLCFYFAAIAELCGCLDVLLDTLMGFVHSTGSLILTTGISVVVLIMVGGSSTVALLLGGNMFKSKYEEMGVNTLNLSRTLEDFGTGCSGFFPWTSSGILYAGVLFSSNLTFLKYSFFSWIVWILAIFYAFTGIGMKTKPTAKQIEAQKLKEETLQR; this comes from the coding sequence ATGTCAGACAAAAAAGAGAAAGAGAAAAAAGCGCCGCGTGAAAAGCGCAAGCCCACAAAGTTAGAGGCCATTTCGGCCATCATATTCCTTCTCATCTGCTTTGGCTTGGGCGCTGCCTATGGCCTGAACTACGTGCCTTTGATGGTGGTTGTGGGCGCCTATGCCGCGTTCATCGCCAAACGCTGCGGCTACACCTGGGGAGAGATGGAAGCCGCCGTGGGACAGAGAATCGGCAAATCGGTGCCTGTGATCACGATCCTTCTGGCCATCGGCTTTATGTTAGGCGGACTGATGTTCTCCGGTACGCTGCCCATGCTGATTTACTACGGCCTGCAAATCGTCAGTCCCCGGTGGATCGCCTTGTGCGCGTTTTTGCTGTGCTGTATCTTCTCCACCGTGACCGGCACCTCCAACGGTTCCGCATCCACCGCCGGCCTTGCCATGATGGGACTGGCCATGGCCATGGACAACGTGAACCTGGGTCTGGTGGCTGGCGCCTGCTACGCCGGCTCCCAGTTCGGCGACAAGCTGTCTCCGCTGTCCGATACCACGGTTCTGGCGTCTCTGACCACGGACAATGATATCTTTGATCACATCGCCCACATGGCAAAGACCGTGGTCCCTGCCGCTGCCATCTCCATTATCATCTACATCATCATCGGACTGACGACCCACACCACCGGCAGCGTTACCAACGAGACCACCACGGCGCTGCTTTCCACGTTGAGTGAAATGTTCAAGTTCAACGTGATTTTGCTGATCCCCGTCATCTTTATCCTCTGGGGGTCCCTCACCAAAAAGCCCACCACTTTGATCCTGTTCGGCTCCGGATTTATTTCCATCCTGATCGGCATCTTCTATCAGGGCTTTTCCCCGGCCGACGGCATCAATGTGCTCTACAGCGGCTTCAGCTCCGACATGGTGCTGGCAGCTCACCCCAATTTCAACGTGGAAACCATGAGCGAGGCGGCCAAGACGCTTTTGGAGCGCGGCGGAATTTCCGATATGAATAAGACCTTTGTGGCCACATGGCTGTGCTTCTACTTTGCGGCCATCGCCGAACTGTGCGGATGCCTGGATGTGCTGTTGGACACCCTGATGGGCTTTGTCCACTCCACCGGCAGCCTGATCCTGACCACCGGCATTTCCGTGGTGGTGCTGATCATGGTGGGCGGCAGCTCCACCGTGGCGCTGCTCTTAGGCGGCAACATGTTCAAGAGCAAGTATGAGGAGATGGGCGTCAATACGCTGAACCTGTCCAGAACACTGGAGGACTTCGGCACCGGCTGCTCCGGCTTCTTCCCGTGGACCTCTTCCGGTATCCTATACGCCGGAGTGCTGTTCTCCTCCAACCTGACCTTCCTGAAGTATTCCTTCTTCAGCTGGATTGTATGGATTCTGGCTATTTTCTACGCCTTCACCGGAATTGGCATGAAGACCAAGCCTACCGCCAAGCAGATAGAGGCCCAGAAGCTGAAGGAAGAGACCTTACAGCGGTAA
- a CDS encoding D-alanyl-D-alanine carboxypeptidase family protein: MRTVTITRDRLGRGPLILVNRSHPLRPAPPPECVPVDSRCPAVALEKQAAALLSACIQSLNGGAQIVPVSGWRSAEEQRRIWDETLHQEGEAFTAQYVAYPGCSEHQTGLAVDLGRAAPHIDFLRPDFPYHGIWGRFRAASVKYGFIERYQAHQTHLTGIAAEPWHFRYVGAPHAALMTEQGLCLEEYSGFLAQTPRRCVLDNGRAVEVRYVPCMGQETEISLPEEGCCQISGDNASGFVVTVWEAG; the protein is encoded by the coding sequence ATGAGGACCGTCACCATCACAAGGGACCGGCTTGGCCGGGGGCCGCTGATCCTGGTCAACCGCAGTCATCCCCTCCGGCCCGCTCCGCCGCCGGAATGCGTCCCGGTGGACTCCCGGTGTCCGGCGGTGGCGCTGGAAAAGCAGGCCGCCGCCCTTTTGTCGGCCTGCATCCAGTCGCTGAACGGCGGAGCGCAGATCGTCCCCGTGTCCGGCTGGCGCAGCGCGGAAGAGCAGCGGCGCATCTGGGACGAGACTCTCCACCAGGAGGGGGAGGCGTTCACGGCGCAATACGTGGCCTATCCCGGGTGCAGCGAGCACCAGACCGGTCTGGCCGTCGACCTGGGCAGGGCCGCGCCCCACATTGACTTCCTCCGTCCGGACTTCCCCTATCACGGCATCTGGGGCCGCTTTCGCGCCGCGTCGGTAAAGTACGGCTTTATTGAGCGTTATCAGGCCCATCAGACCCACCTGACGGGAATCGCGGCGGAGCCCTGGCACTTCCGGTACGTGGGCGCTCCCCACGCCGCGCTGATGACGGAGCAGGGCCTGTGCCTGGAGGAGTATTCCGGCTTTCTGGCCCAGACGCCCCGGCGCTGCGTCCTGGATAACGGCAGGGCCGTGGAGGTCCGCTATGTCCCCTGCATGGGGCAGGAAACGGAGATTTCCCTGCCGGAAGAGGGTTGCTGCCAGATATCCGGAGACAACGCCTCCGGTTTTGTGGTGACGGTATGGGAGGCGGGATGA
- a CDS encoding MgtC/SapB family protein, with the protein MLECFSSLRGMDLWGISARVVLAVLCGGLIGIEREHKRRPAGFRTHILICLGAAMTTATGQYLYVVMRYPTDVARMGAQVIAGVSFIGAGAIIMTKRRRVRGLTTAAGLWVAAIVGLCCGAAFYEGALYATVLVLVAEVFFSRLEYRLLRNVREINVYVEYASPSCLTGIMEHCHTSGVKVVDAEITKKGGESNSACAIFTLQTRKGSDHGRILQEIARAEGVLLAEEV; encoded by the coding sequence ATGCTGGAGTGTTTTTCCTCCCTTCGGGGAATGGACTTATGGGGCATCAGCGCAAGGGTTGTGCTGGCGGTGCTCTGCGGCGGACTGATCGGCATCGAGCGGGAGCACAAGCGCCGCCCAGCCGGATTCCGCACCCACATCCTGATCTGCCTGGGCGCCGCTATGACCACCGCCACCGGACAGTACTTATATGTGGTCATGCGATACCCCACCGATGTGGCCCGGATGGGGGCGCAGGTCATCGCCGGAGTCAGCTTTATCGGCGCCGGAGCCATTATTATGACCAAGCGCCGCCGGGTGCGGGGACTGACCACCGCCGCCGGGCTCTGGGTGGCGGCCATCGTGGGGCTTTGCTGCGGCGCCGCCTTTTACGAAGGGGCTCTCTATGCCACCGTGCTGGTGCTGGTAGCGGAGGTGTTCTTTTCCCGGCTGGAGTATCGCCTTTTGCGCAACGTGCGGGAGATCAATGTATACGTGGAGTACGCCAGCCCCTCCTGCCTCACGGGGATCATGGAGCACTGCCATACCTCAGGCGTCAAAGTGGTGGACGCGGAGATCACCAAAAAGGGCGGGGAGTCCAACAGCGCCTGCGCGATTTTCACGCTGCAGACGCGAAAGGGCTCCGACCACGGCCGCATCCTTCAGGAAATCGCCAGGGCCGAGGGCGTTCTCTTAGCGGAAGAGGTATAG
- a CDS encoding aminotransferase produces MKIDAFQVEQWLTAYETKVKYNITKTSAVPVTIEELFQMMGEDLEAFWRDFSRRKLSYGDINGNPDFLRGVCGLYRTLSPEHIIPTHGTSGANHLLISAVVEPGDHVISVKPTYQQLYSIPDSLGAKVDILHLRRENNYLPDIEELRSMVTEKTKLICINNPDNPTGSLMDNAMLREVVEIARSCGAYLLSDEVYLPMRPKGVEIDCIADLYEKGASTCSMSKAYSLAGLRIGWIATRSKELLKACASHREYTLISCGLFDEAVAALALRHVDKLLEKNLRLIAENLPVVDRWVAGEPHISYLYPQAGTTALLHYDMDIDSVTFCRRLMEETGTFMVPGDCFDEPKSLRLGFAIDPEVLRSGLAELHEFLTQF; encoded by the coding sequence ATGAAAATCGACGCATTTCAGGTGGAGCAGTGGCTGACCGCCTACGAGACAAAAGTAAAGTACAACATCACCAAGACCAGCGCCGTGCCAGTGACGATAGAGGAACTGTTTCAGATGATGGGGGAGGATTTGGAGGCGTTCTGGCGGGACTTTTCCCGGCGGAAGCTGTCCTATGGTGACATCAACGGAAACCCGGATTTTCTCCGGGGCGTGTGCGGACTTTATCGTACTCTCTCCCCAGAGCACATCATCCCCACCCATGGCACCTCCGGCGCAAACCATCTGCTGATTTCCGCCGTTGTGGAGCCGGGAGACCATGTGATTTCCGTTAAGCCCACCTATCAGCAGCTCTATTCCATCCCGGATTCGCTTGGCGCCAAGGTGGACATCCTCCACCTGCGCAGGGAGAACAACTATCTGCCGGACATAGAGGAGCTGCGGTCCATGGTGACGGAGAAGACCAAGCTGATCTGCATCAACAATCCGGACAATCCCACCGGTTCCCTGATGGACAACGCCATGCTCCGGGAGGTGGTGGAGATCGCCCGCTCCTGCGGCGCGTATCTGCTCAGCGATGAGGTGTATCTGCCCATGCGCCCCAAGGGCGTGGAGATCGACTGCATCGCTGACCTTTACGAGAAGGGCGCCAGCACCTGCAGCATGTCCAAGGCCTACTCCCTGGCCGGTCTGCGCATCGGCTGGATCGCCACAAGGAGCAAAGAGCTTCTGAAGGCCTGTGCCTCCCATCGGGAGTATACGCTCATCAGCTGCGGCCTCTTTGACGAGGCTGTGGCGGCGCTGGCCCTCAGGCATGTGGACAAGCTGCTGGAGAAAAACCTGAGGCTGATCGCCGAAAACCTGCCCGTTGTGGACCGCTGGGTGGCGGGCGAGCCTCATATCTCCTATCTCTATCCCCAGGCGGGTACCACGGCGCTGCTGCACTACGATATGGATATCGACTCAGTCACCTTCTGCCGCCGACTGATGGAGGAGACCGGGACCTTTATGGTGCCCGGGGACTGCTTCGACGAGCCCAAGTCCCTTCGGCTGGGATTTGCCATTGATCCGGAGGTGCTGCGCTCCGGTCTGGCGGAGCTTCATGAGTTCTTGACACAATTTTAA
- a CDS encoding sensor histidine kinase — MSRKGTYRSQLSNSLMLQYLVAMIVFVVGFVGFVLVGWRVCNSITWHGDELLYRPLQWVREYILLVGGLCLISGWAVITYFFFRKPLRYLDEVIAAAEQLAQPTDAAIVLPPAMQNVEDELNLVRQQALRDAQAAREAEQRKNDLVVYLAHDLKTPLTSVIGYLTLLRDEPQLSDALRCRYTGIALDKAERLEDLINEFFDITRFNLTHLELETSPVDLTRMLQQVASEFAPQFAEKQLTCRLDLPRSLVYDCDPDKLARVFDNLLRNAFYYSFPGTAVEITARQEKGEIALSFTNEGKTIPAEKLERIFEQFFRLDAARTSQTGGAGLGLAIAREIVELHGGRIRAHSADNRITFDILLPGNAQP; from the coding sequence TTGAGTAGGAAGGGAACCTATCGCAGCCAGCTGTCCAACAGCCTGATGCTGCAATACTTGGTCGCAATGATCGTATTTGTCGTGGGCTTTGTGGGCTTTGTTCTGGTTGGCTGGCGGGTCTGCAACTCCATCACCTGGCATGGGGATGAGCTGTTATACAGGCCCCTCCAATGGGTCAGGGAGTATATTCTGCTGGTGGGGGGGCTCTGCCTCATAAGCGGATGGGCCGTAATCACCTACTTCTTTTTCCGAAAGCCTCTGCGCTATTTGGACGAGGTGATCGCCGCCGCGGAGCAGCTGGCCCAGCCCACCGACGCGGCCATTGTGCTGCCGCCGGCCATGCAAAACGTTGAGGACGAACTGAATCTGGTCCGTCAGCAGGCCCTGCGGGACGCCCAGGCGGCCCGGGAGGCGGAGCAGCGAAAAAATGACCTTGTGGTCTACCTGGCCCACGATCTCAAAACGCCCCTGACCAGTGTAATCGGTTATCTGACGCTGCTGCGGGACGAGCCCCAGCTCTCCGACGCGCTGCGGTGCCGCTACACCGGCATTGCCTTAGACAAGGCGGAGCGTCTTGAGGACCTAATCAACGAATTTTTCGACATCACCCGCTTCAACCTGACCCACCTGGAGCTGGAGACCTCTCCCGTGGACCTTACCCGCATGCTCCAGCAGGTGGCCAGTGAGTTTGCGCCCCAGTTCGCTGAAAAGCAGCTCACCTGCCGCCTGGATCTGCCCCGGTCCCTGGTCTATGACTGCGATCCGGACAAGCTGGCCCGGGTCTTTGACAATCTGCTGCGCAACGCCTTTTACTACAGCTTTCCGGGGACGGCCGTGGAGATCACGGCCCGGCAGGAGAAGGGGGAGATCGCGCTCTCCTTCACCAATGAGGGCAAGACCATTCCCGCAGAGAAGCTTGAGCGCATTTTTGAGCAGTTTTTCCGGTTGGACGCCGCCCGGACCAGCCAGACCGGCGGCGCGGGCCTGGGACTTGCCATTGCCCGGGAGATTGTAGAGCTTCACGGCGGGCGCATCCGGGCTCACAGCGCGGATAACCGCATCACCTTTGACATTCTTCTTCCCGGCAATGCCCAGCCGTAA
- a CDS encoding MgtC/SapB family protein encodes MRLTLAVVFGGIIGMDREHKRRPAGFRTYMLVCLGAALTMVLSQYEELMLRTEWADAFDAVGVKTDVTRFGAQVINGIGFLGTGTILVTGQREVKGLTTAAGLWASACMGLAIGAGFYECMLLGFVAIFLSIRLFPCIEDLAMANSRNMNLYVEFVSLERMGEFISEIKARGIRIFDVEIERSMDHRHLQHSSAVFYLYLPKKQSHTQLVTSLSCCPDVYAIDEI; translated from the coding sequence TTGCGTCTGACATTGGCGGTGGTATTTGGCGGAATCATCGGCATGGATCGGGAGCATAAGCGCCGTCCGGCGGGATTTCGAACCTATATGCTGGTCTGCCTGGGCGCGGCGCTGACCATGGTGCTGAGCCAATACGAGGAATTGATGCTGCGCACCGAATGGGCGGATGCATTCGACGCCGTTGGCGTGAAGACCGACGTCACCCGCTTTGGTGCCCAAGTCATCAACGGAATCGGCTTTTTAGGCACCGGCACCATCCTTGTGACAGGACAGCGGGAGGTGAAGGGTCTGACCACGGCGGCGGGGCTCTGGGCCTCGGCCTGCATGGGCCTTGCCATCGGTGCCGGTTTTTATGAATGCATGCTTCTGGGCTTCGTCGCCATTTTCCTCAGCATCCGGCTTTTTCCCTGCATTGAGGACCTGGCCATGGCCAATTCCCGGAACATGAACCTCTACGTGGAGTTCGTCTCCCTGGAGCGGATGGGGGAGTTCATCAGCGAAATCAAGGCCAGAGGCATCCGGATTTTTGATGTGGAGATCGAGCGGTCCATGGACCACAGGCATCTGCAGCATTCCAGCGCGGTATTCTATCTCTATCTGCCCAAAAAGCAGTCCCATACCCAGTTGGTGACATCCCTGTCCTGCTGCCCGGATGTCTATGCCATCGACGAGATCTGA
- a CDS encoding histidinol-phosphatase HisJ family protein yields the protein MYSDIHIHTSFSSDSNTPIEDQVERAIRRGMKQICITDHQDYDYPPWHSIYLLSETGDVDSYLKKLQEVQAAYADRIEMLIGIEFGLQPHLVERHNREYGQYPFDYVIGSTHCFSGRDTEDQTLYKGRSKEEAVREYFQTELDNITLTDGFDSIGHLDFVLRDIPGKNEGFTYRQYGDILDELLKTAIRKNKALELNTKSLVIGMRDSSPGADVFRRYRELGGELVTLGSDAHFPERIGGCFDIAGEILKDAGFKYYCIYKKHQPVFLPL from the coding sequence ATGTATTCAGATATTCACATTCACACCTCATTTTCCAGCGACTCCAACACCCCCATAGAAGACCAGGTGGAGCGGGCCATCCGCCGCGGCATGAAGCAGATCTGCATCACGGACCATCAGGACTACGACTACCCGCCTTGGCACAGCATCTATCTGCTGTCCGAAACAGGGGATGTGGACAGTTACCTGAAGAAGCTCCAGGAGGTTCAGGCAGCCTATGCCGACCGGATTGAGATGCTGATCGGCATTGAGTTTGGACTTCAGCCCCATCTGGTGGAGCGGCATAACCGGGAGTACGGCCAGTATCCCTTTGACTATGTCATCGGCTCCACCCATTGCTTCAGCGGGCGGGATACGGAGGACCAGACTCTATACAAGGGACGGTCCAAGGAGGAGGCCGTCCGGGAATACTTCCAGACGGAGTTGGATAATATCACACTGACGGATGGATTTGACTCCATCGGGCACTTGGACTTTGTCCTGCGGGATATTCCCGGGAAGAACGAGGGCTTCACTTACCGCCAGTATGGAGACATTCTGGATGAGCTGCTGAAAACGGCCATCCGGAAAAACAAGGCTCTGGAACTGAACACGAAATCCCTGGTCATCGGCATGCGGGACTCCAGTCCCGGCGCCGACGTGTTCAGACGCTACCGGGAGTTGGGCGGCGAGCTGGTGACCCTTGGCTCTGACGCGCACTTCCCGGAGCGGATTGGAGGATGCTTTGATATTGCCGGCGAGATTTTAAAGGATGCGGGATTCAAGTACTACTGCATCTACAAAAAACACCAGCCGGTCTTCCTTCCGCTTTGA
- the vanG gene encoding D-alanine--D-serine ligase VanG, whose product MTQKTILVLFGGCSDEYGVSLQSAYAVLTHMDPRRYRPLAVGITRDGTWLLYTGPLEALPEDSWQEDRSSCIPCTLRLDRHSHALLLLDGSARALSFDLAFPVLHGKNGEDGTVQGIFELSGVPLVGCGTLSSALCMDKDRSHKIAALAGVRVPRSAVFDCGAQLPAIRQAASGLGYPLFIKPVRAGSSYGVTRVEEPGQLGLAAAQAFSHDSQILMEEAVPGFEVGVAVLGNRELTVGLVDEIELSQGFFNFEEKYTLKTSAIHCPARISAQKAAELQETARRIYRALGCRVFARVDLFLTPQGEIVFNEVNTIPGFTAHSRYPTMMGGIGLSFTDLVSRLIELGVER is encoded by the coding sequence ATGACACAAAAAACCATTCTTGTTCTCTTTGGCGGCTGCTCCGACGAGTACGGCGTATCCCTCCAGTCCGCCTACGCGGTGCTGACCCATATGGACCCCCGGCGGTACCGCCCCCTGGCGGTGGGCATCACCCGGGACGGAACGTGGCTCCTCTACACCGGACCTCTGGAGGCTCTGCCGGAGGACTCCTGGCAGGAGGACCGATCCTCCTGCATTCCCTGCACCCTGCGCCTGGACCGGCACAGCCACGCCCTTTTGCTCTTGGATGGCAGCGCCCGGGCCCTGTCCTTTGACCTGGCATTTCCGGTGCTCCATGGAAAAAACGGCGAGGACGGCACCGTCCAGGGGATATTCGAGCTCTCCGGAGTCCCTCTTGTGGGTTGCGGGACGCTCTCCAGCGCGCTGTGCATGGACAAGGACCGATCCCACAAAATAGCGGCCCTGGCCGGCGTGCGGGTGCCCCGCAGCGCGGTTTTTGACTGCGGCGCCCAGCTGCCGGCAATCCGCCAGGCGGCCTCCGGGCTTGGCTATCCGCTCTTTATCAAGCCGGTGCGGGCCGGCTCCTCCTATGGCGTCACCCGGGTGGAGGAGCCGGGGCAGCTTGGCCTCGCGGCGGCCCAGGCCTTCTCCCACGACAGCCAGATTCTCATGGAGGAGGCCGTCCCCGGCTTTGAAGTTGGCGTAGCGGTGCTGGGAAACCGGGAACTGACTGTGGGCCTGGTGGACGAGATCGAGCTGAGCCAGGGATTTTTCAACTTTGAGGAGAAGTACACCCTGAAAACCTCAGCCATCCACTGTCCGGCCCGCATCAGCGCTCAAAAGGCCGCGGAGCTTCAGGAGACGGCCCGGCGCATCTACAGAGCCTTGGGCTGCCGGGTCTTCGCCCGGGTGGACCTGTTCCTCACGCCGCAGGGAGAGATTGTGTTCAACGAGGTCAACACCATCCCCGGCTTTACGGCCCACAGCCGCTATCCCACCATGATGGGAGGCATCGGACTGAGCTTCACAGACCTGGTGAGCCGCCTGATCGAACTGGGGGTGGAGCGATGA
- a CDS encoding OapA N-terminal domain-containing protein: MWGSLPKRHKVLLCVLFGT, translated from the coding sequence ATTTGGGGGAGTTTGCCCAAAAGACATAAAGTTTTATTATGTGTACTTTTTGGCACCTGA
- the vanT gene encoding serine racemase VanT catalytic subunit, translated as MMKQRSSHAALDLFRVAAAVLVVAIHTSPLTSYTQAGDFFLTRILGRVAVPFFFMVSGYFLAQKGWVSTRSFLKKTLALYGGAVLLYLPLNWYQGGFSPWEWVRRLLVEGTLYHLWYFPALVVGVLLAKGLLRLKLPLALTGAALLYLVGLGGDSYYGLAVQIPGLKALYDGVFQLFSHTRNGLFFAPLFLLLGAVGISLRPAVAAAGLASSFAAMTAEAFLLRSFGVQRHDSMYLFLPLCMVFLFSLLLSANSGENRTGRRLSALIYLLHPWCIVLVRGGAKVLRLNGLLIENSLFHFAAVLTLSCLLSALILLPRRPRKDARAWREIDIGALETNAKALRSVLSPGCRLMAVVKADAYGHGAVPVARALQRQGIREFAVACLAEGVALRRAGIRGTILILGYTDPTEAPLLFRYRLTQAVADLSHAQALSARKLPLHVHVAVDTGLHRLGVDAGDHEQLARLYRLRHLRVDGTFSHLSDCDSLCKEDMERTRSQLEQFQEAVDALRFMGCRPGKVHIQSSYAVWNLPPQRCDYARIGIALYGVYSSSSAVYHPLALQPVLSLKSRVASVRTLDAGEWAGYGKVFQTRRETRLATVSIGYADGLPRDLPQRGGTVLIHGQRCPMVGRMFMDQLLVDVTDCADAAAGDVVTLIGQDGPHCISAERLAVSCGTITNELLSRLGQRLTLIVR; from the coding sequence ATGATGAAACAGCGCAGCTCCCATGCCGCCCTGGACCTCTTCCGGGTGGCGGCCGCCGTTCTGGTGGTGGCCATTCACACCTCCCCCTTAACAAGCTATACGCAGGCGGGGGACTTCTTCCTCACCCGCATCCTTGGGAGAGTGGCGGTGCCCTTTTTCTTCATGGTCAGCGGGTACTTTCTCGCTCAAAAGGGCTGGGTCTCCACCAGGTCATTTCTCAAAAAGACTCTGGCGCTCTATGGTGGCGCAGTGCTGCTCTACCTGCCCCTCAACTGGTACCAGGGCGGCTTTTCCCCGTGGGAGTGGGTCAGGCGGCTGCTGGTGGAGGGCACGCTCTACCACCTGTGGTATTTTCCCGCCCTGGTTGTGGGTGTTCTTCTTGCCAAGGGGCTTCTCCGCCTAAAGCTGCCTTTGGCCCTTACCGGGGCGGCTCTTCTCTACCTTGTTGGACTGGGCGGAGACAGCTACTATGGTCTGGCGGTTCAGATTCCCGGCTTAAAGGCCCTCTATGACGGCGTGTTCCAGCTCTTCTCCCACACCCGCAACGGCCTTTTTTTCGCGCCGCTGTTCCTGCTGCTTGGGGCGGTGGGCATCTCGCTCCGGCCCGCGGTCGCCGCCGCGGGGCTGGCATCCTCCTTTGCGGCCATGACAGCCGAGGCGTTTTTGCTCCGCAGCTTTGGCGTACAGCGCCACGACAGCATGTACCTCTTTCTGCCTCTGTGCATGGTCTTCCTGTTCTCCCTTCTCTTAAGCGCGAACAGCGGAGAAAACCGGACCGGCCGCCGCCTGTCCGCGCTGATCTACCTGCTGCATCCTTGGTGCATCGTACTGGTCCGGGGCGGGGCAAAAGTTCTCCGCCTGAATGGTCTGCTGATAGAAAACAGCCTTTTCCATTTCGCCGCCGTACTGACGCTGAGCTGCCTGCTCTCGGCGCTTATCCTCCTGCCCCGCCGGCCCCGAAAGGATGCCCGTGCCTGGCGGGAGATAGATATCGGCGCCCTTGAAACCAATGCAAAGGCCCTGCGCTCCGTCCTGAGCCCCGGCTGCCGGTTGATGGCGGTGGTCAAGGCCGATGCCTATGGCCACGGCGCGGTTCCGGTGGCCCGCGCCCTTCAGCGCCAGGGCATCCGCGAATTTGCCGTGGCCTGCCTGGCGGAGGGGGTCGCTCTGCGCAGGGCGGGAATCCGGGGGACCATCCTGATCCTTGGGTATACCGATCCCACGGAAGCGCCCCTTCTCTTCCGCTACCGCCTGACCCAGGCGGTAGCCGACCTCTCCCATGCCCAGGCCCTTTCCGCCCGGAAGCTGCCGCTCCATGTCCACGTAGCCGTGGATACGGGGCTGCACCGCCTGGGCGTCGACGCCGGAGACCACGAGCAGCTGGCGCGCCTTTATCGGCTCAGGCACCTTCGTGTTGACGGAACCTTCTCCCACTTAAGCGACTGCGACAGCCTCTGCAAGGAGGACATGGAGCGCACCCGCTCTCAGCTGGAGCAGTTTCAGGAGGCAGTGGACGCCCTGCGCTTCATGGGCTGCCGTCCGGGCAAGGTCCATATCCAGTCCAGCTATGCGGTTTGGAATCTTCCTCCCCAGCGCTGCGACTATGCCCGGATTGGAATCGCGCTCTACGGCGTCTACAGCAGCAGCTCCGCCGTGTACCACCCCCTGGCGCTGCAGCCGGTGCTGTCCCTGAAAAGCCGCGTTGCCTCGGTGCGCACCCTTGACGCGGGGGAGTGGGCCGGCTATGGCAAGGTCTTCCAGACCCGGCGGGAGACCCGTTTGGCCACGGTGTCCATCGGCTACGCCGACGGTCTGCCCCGGGACCTGCCCCAGCGGGGCGGCACGGTTTTGATTCACGGCCAGCGCTGCCCCATGGTGGGCAGGATGTTCATGGACCAGCTGCTGGTGGATGTGACGGACTGTGCCGATGCGGCGGCCGGCGACGTGGTAACGCTCATCGGCCAGGACGGCCCCCACTGCATCTCAGCGGAGCGGCTTGCCGTCTCCTGCGGCACGATCACCAACGAGCTGCTCTCCCGCCTTGGGCAGCGGCTAACGCTCATCGTGCGGTGA